A genomic window from Salvelinus namaycush isolate Seneca chromosome 5, SaNama_1.0, whole genome shotgun sequence includes:
- the LOC120047676 gene encoding beta-Ala-His dipeptidase-like: MLKPLFQYIDDHQNQFVQRLKEWVAVQSDSGDHTKWGEVERILNMTAVRIQEMGGTVDFADVGTHQLPSGETVPLPPVILAEFERDPKKNTLCIYGHVDVQPAKMADGWTTDPFNLTEIKGNLYGRGATDNKGPVLAWLHAVEAYQATEKEIPVNIKLIIEGLEEVGSYGLLELTRKRNDSFFADVDFIVISDNVWASRTPALTYGARGSSYFFVEVDGPKMDFHSGVYGGSIQEPMSDLIALLGSLLDHTGKILVPGVTDDVAPLTEDERKLYDNISFDLEEMKSVAGVKHFLQDTKEEVLMARWRNPSLSIHGIQGAFSDPGTKTVIPKQVTGKFSIRQVSNMDPPDVERKVKEHLQQVFSTLKSPNRLRVTATVGAKPWVANLKDPQYVAGQRAVREVFGVDPELIREGSTIPIAQNFQEETGKSVMMLPIGGHDDGEHSQNEKISRYNYIEGTKLFAAYFYELSLLK; encoded by the exons AGGCTGAAGGAGTGGGTTGCTGTTCAGAGTGACTCAGGAGATCACACAAAATGGGGAGAAGTTGAAAGGATCCTGAACATGACAGCAGTGAGGATCCAAGAGATGGGAGGCACAGTGGATTTTGCAGATGTAGGCACTCATCAG CTGCCCAGTGGGGAGACTGTGCCACTTCCACCGGTGATACTGGCTGAGTTTGAGAGGGACCCAAAGAAAAATACTCTCTGTATCTACGGCCATGTGGATGTCCAGCCAGCCAAGATGGCGGACGGCTGGACCACTGACCCCTTCAATCTAACAGAAATCAAAG GTAACCTGTATGGGCGAGGGGCCACGGACAACAAAGGGCCGGTCCTGGCCTGGCTTCATGCTGTGGAGGCCTACCAGGCCACAGAGAAG GAGATACCAGTGAATATAAAACTCATCATTGAGGGTCTGGAGGAGGTGGGCTCATACGGTCTGTTGGAGTTGACCAGGAAGAGAAACGACAGCTTCTTTGCAGATGTGGACTTCATAGTGATCTCTGACAACGTGTGGGCGAGCAGAACCCCAGCCCTGACCTATGGAGCCAGAGGGAGCAGCTATTTCTTTGTGGAG GTTGATGGCCCTAAAATGGACTTCCATTCTGGAGTGTATGGGGGTTCTATCCAGGAGCCCATGTCAGATCTGATAGCCTTACTGG GAAGTCTGTTGGACCACACAGGTAAGATCCTGGTTCCTGGGGTCACTGATGATGTCGCGCCCCTCACTGAGGATGAGAGGAAGCTCTATGACAACATCAGCTTTGACCTGGAGGAGATGAAGAGTGTGGCTGGGGTCAAACACTTTCTACAGGACACTAAG GAGGAAGTCCTCATGGCTCGATGGCGTAACCCATCCTTGTCCATCCACGGGATCCAGGGGGCCTTCTCAGATCCAGGCACCAAAACTGTCATCCCCAAACAGGTCACAGGGAAGTTCTCCATCCGACAGGTCTCCAACATGGACCCTCCAGATGTGGAGAGGAAG GTGAAGGAGCACCTTCAGCAGGTCTTCTCCACTCTAAAAAGCCCTAACAGGCTGAGGGTGACCGCAACTGTTGGGGCTAAACCATGGGTGGCTAACCTGAAGGACCCACAGTACGTTGCCGGACAAAGGGCAGTCAGAGAGG TGTTTGGAGTGGACCCGGAGCTTATCCGTGAGGGCTCCACCATCCCTATCGCTCAGAACTTCCAGGAGGAGACAGGCAAGAGTGTGATGATGCTGCCCATAGGTGGCCATGATGATGGAGAGCACTCTCAGAATGAGAAGATCAGCAG GTACAACTACATTGAGGGGACGAAGCTGTTTGCTGCTTATTTTTATGAGCTTTCACTACTAAAGTAG